Proteins found in one Arthrobacter pascens genomic segment:
- the ftsW gene encoding putative lipid II flippase FtsW produces the protein MVSTPTRPSASQPRTGKSASSRPARPSAAKSTLPVRIRSWYRGFWSALEGNGTSRNGSTYYLILGSTLALTVIGIMMVLSASSVESIAAGKSPYGDALKQGMFAAIGIFTMFVLSRINVVWLKRLAWPVLGIALVLLVLVQVIGDEVNGNKNWIDLGGITFQPSEASKLALALWMATVLAVKGKLLRRWQHVLIPAVPLAGAVIGLVLLGNDLGTAMIIMMITAAALFFAGVPLYLFGFAAVFAGAGIAAMAITSSNRVCRITSWWTGQSCADGIDANYQATNGLYGLASGGWFGVGLGQSRQKYSWIPEAHNDFIFAIIGEELGLVGTVVVLILFAVLGAAIYRVVVAQEALFHRVLAGTIMVWLLGQATVNMSVVTGLMPVIGVPLPFISYGGSALLMSLCAIGVVLSLAREQMAPAIRPKRMLKFGTRRAGGSSGRKKTARKST, from the coding sequence ATGGTCAGCACGCCCACCCGGCCGTCGGCTTCCCAGCCGCGCACCGGGAAATCAGCTTCCTCCCGTCCGGCCAGGCCTTCAGCTGCAAAATCTACGCTGCCCGTGCGGATCCGGAGCTGGTATCGCGGTTTCTGGTCAGCTCTGGAAGGGAACGGCACCTCCCGGAACGGCTCCACCTACTACCTCATCCTGGGCTCCACGCTCGCCCTCACCGTTATCGGCATCATGATGGTCCTCTCGGCCTCCAGCGTGGAATCCATCGCCGCCGGGAAGTCACCATACGGGGATGCCCTGAAGCAGGGGATGTTCGCTGCCATCGGAATCTTCACCATGTTTGTCCTCTCGCGCATCAACGTGGTCTGGCTCAAAAGACTCGCGTGGCCGGTGTTGGGCATTGCGCTGGTACTCCTGGTCCTGGTCCAGGTCATCGGTGACGAAGTCAACGGAAACAAGAACTGGATCGATTTAGGCGGCATCACCTTCCAGCCGTCTGAGGCGTCCAAGCTGGCGCTGGCGCTCTGGATGGCCACCGTCCTTGCCGTTAAGGGGAAGCTGCTCCGCCGCTGGCAACACGTCCTCATACCTGCCGTGCCATTGGCTGGCGCCGTGATCGGACTGGTGCTGCTCGGCAATGACCTGGGCACAGCCATGATCATCATGATGATCACGGCCGCAGCACTCTTTTTTGCGGGTGTGCCGCTGTACCTTTTCGGGTTCGCCGCTGTGTTCGCCGGAGCCGGCATCGCAGCAATGGCCATCACCAGTTCAAACCGGGTGTGCCGGATCACCTCCTGGTGGACGGGCCAGTCCTGCGCGGACGGCATCGATGCCAATTATCAAGCCACCAACGGGTTGTATGGGCTCGCCTCCGGCGGCTGGTTCGGAGTGGGCCTTGGCCAGAGCAGGCAGAAATACAGCTGGATCCCGGAAGCCCACAACGACTTCATCTTCGCCATCATCGGGGAGGAACTGGGCCTCGTAGGCACCGTCGTCGTCCTTATTCTTTTCGCCGTCCTGGGTGCGGCCATCTACCGCGTTGTCGTGGCGCAGGAGGCCCTGTTCCACCGAGTCCTGGCCGGCACCATCATGGTGTGGCTGCTGGGGCAGGCCACCGTCAACATGTCCGTCGTGACCGGCCTGATGCCAGTCATCGGCGTGCCCTTGCCCTTCATCTCCTACGGTGGCTCGGCACTCCTGATGTCGCTGTGCGCCATCGGCGTGGTTTTGTCGCTCGCCCGGGAGCAGATGGCCCCAGCCATCCGGCCCAAGCGGATGCTGAAGTTCGGCACCCGGCGGGCCGGAGGATCCTCTGGGCGCAAAAAAACCGCAAGAAAGAGTACCTAA
- the murD gene encoding UDP-N-acetylmuramoyl-L-alanine--D-glutamate ligase, with protein MGCAAVIVSARLKGLTSWDSDWAGLRVVVTGIGVSGFAAADTLIELGARVVVVDAATSETAKAQADTLKIVGAADVLLGEHAVSRVPKVDGAVPELIVTSPGWRPDQALLAAASRAHIPVWGDVELAWRVRERSGRKTADWLTITGTNGKTTTVGLTEAMLQAAGLKAIAVGNVGTPILDALRDPVEYDVFAVELSSFQLHWSESLSPVASVCLNVAEDHVDWHGSYTSYLADKAKVYARTQKACIFNAEQIETERMVENADVVEGCRAVGFTTVTPAISMLGVVEGLLVDRAFIAERKDSAAELASMADLGPLAPRHMVANALAAAALVRAYGVDANAVRQGIQDYVPGNHRIQPVARRNGVLWVNDSKATNPHAAAASLATFENVVWIAGGLSKGVSYDELVRDHAARLKAVVLIGSETGPLAEALRRHAPDVLVIPPAAGDTENMQTAVTGGAIAGSSPDSGEAVMSRAVASAAQLASSGDTVLMAPAAASMDQFSSYAHRGDAFIEAVRELVEGQAQTGEE; from the coding sequence ATGGGTTGTGCTGCTGTGATTGTTTCCGCCCGCCTCAAGGGCCTCACCAGTTGGGATTCCGACTGGGCGGGGCTGCGCGTCGTCGTAACCGGCATCGGGGTTTCCGGCTTCGCCGCTGCGGACACCCTGATAGAACTCGGTGCCCGCGTCGTGGTGGTTGACGCCGCCACGAGTGAAACAGCCAAAGCCCAGGCCGACACGTTGAAGATCGTTGGTGCCGCAGACGTCCTCCTGGGGGAGCACGCCGTGAGCAGGGTCCCCAAGGTTGATGGCGCCGTGCCCGAACTGATCGTCACTTCGCCGGGCTGGCGCCCTGACCAGGCCTTGCTGGCGGCTGCCTCGCGTGCGCACATTCCGGTGTGGGGGGACGTCGAACTGGCGTGGCGTGTCCGGGAGCGGTCAGGCCGAAAGACAGCGGACTGGCTGACCATCACAGGGACCAACGGCAAAACCACCACGGTTGGCCTCACCGAAGCGATGCTCCAGGCCGCGGGCCTGAAGGCTATCGCCGTCGGAAATGTGGGAACGCCCATCCTGGATGCCCTCCGCGACCCCGTGGAGTACGACGTTTTTGCCGTTGAGCTTTCCAGCTTCCAGCTGCACTGGTCCGAGTCGCTCTCGCCGGTGGCAAGTGTCTGCCTCAACGTGGCCGAAGACCACGTGGACTGGCATGGTTCCTACACGTCCTACCTGGCTGACAAGGCAAAGGTTTATGCGCGGACACAAAAGGCGTGCATTTTCAACGCCGAGCAGATAGAGACTGAGCGGATGGTGGAAAATGCCGACGTCGTGGAGGGCTGCCGCGCTGTGGGCTTCACCACCGTCACCCCGGCCATCAGCATGCTGGGTGTCGTGGAAGGACTCCTCGTTGACCGCGCCTTCATTGCGGAGCGCAAGGACAGCGCAGCGGAGCTCGCCTCTATGGCAGACCTGGGTCCTCTTGCTCCGCGCCACATGGTGGCCAACGCCCTGGCCGCCGCCGCCCTGGTACGGGCATACGGCGTGGACGCCAACGCCGTGCGCCAAGGCATCCAGGACTACGTCCCCGGAAACCACCGCATCCAGCCCGTTGCCCGACGCAACGGCGTGCTCTGGGTCAATGATTCCAAGGCCACCAACCCACACGCCGCGGCTGCTTCATTGGCCACCTTTGAGAACGTGGTCTGGATCGCGGGCGGCCTCTCCAAGGGTGTCAGCTATGACGAACTGGTCCGGGACCATGCGGCCAGACTCAAGGCAGTGGTGCTGATCGGCAGTGAGACGGGGCCGCTGGCCGAGGCCCTGCGGCGACACGCGCCGGATGTACTCGTGATCCCTCCAGCGGCGGGCGACACTGAAAATATGCAGACTGCCGTAACGGGCGGAGCCATCGCAGGCAGCTCTCCGGATTCCGGTGAGGCCGTGATGTCCCGGGCCGTTGCGTCAGCGGCACAACTGGCCTCCTCAGGCGACACTGTGCTCATGGCTCCGGCAGCTGCTTCCATGGATCAGTTCTCTTCCTACGCTCACCGTGGCGATGCCTTCATCGAAGCTGTCCGCGAGCTGGTGGAAGGACAGGCCCAGACCGGCGAGGAGTAA
- the mraY gene encoding phospho-N-acetylmuramoyl-pentapeptide-transferase, with protein MIALLIGAGLALLCALVGTPLFIRLLVRRSYGQFIRDDGPTSHHTKRGTPTMGGTVVVAAVLVSYGLTHLIMWMMNPNSAGPSVSALILLFLMVGMGLVGFLDDFIKISRQRSLGLNVKAKLIGQGAVGVIFAVLALNFPDNDGLTPASTKISLVRDVPWLDLAFAGTVVGAILFVLWSNLIVTAATNGVNLTDGLDGLAAGASIMVFGAYTLMGIWQSNQACGSPRQAGSGCYSVRDPLDLALLAAIMSAALVGFLWWNTSPAKIFMGDTGSLAIGGAIAGFAILSRTELLLGAIGGLFVLITLSVLIQVGYFKATGGKRFFKMAPLQHHFELKGWAEVTVVVRFWILGGLCVAVGLGVFYAEWVVLL; from the coding sequence GTGATTGCACTTCTGATCGGCGCAGGACTTGCCCTGTTGTGCGCCCTGGTGGGAACCCCGCTGTTTATCCGGTTGCTCGTCCGCAGGAGCTACGGGCAGTTCATCCGGGACGATGGACCCACCTCGCACCACACCAAGCGCGGCACGCCCACCATGGGCGGAACCGTGGTGGTGGCAGCGGTCCTGGTGAGCTACGGCCTGACCCACCTGATTATGTGGATGATGAACCCCAATTCCGCGGGTCCATCCGTCTCCGCCCTTATCCTGCTGTTCCTCATGGTCGGCATGGGACTGGTGGGTTTCCTGGATGACTTCATCAAGATCTCCCGCCAGCGGAGCCTGGGCCTGAACGTGAAGGCCAAGCTCATTGGCCAAGGGGCGGTGGGCGTCATCTTTGCCGTGCTGGCCCTTAATTTTCCCGATAACGACGGACTCACGCCCGCCTCCACCAAGATATCCCTGGTCCGGGACGTGCCGTGGCTGGACCTGGCGTTCGCCGGGACTGTGGTGGGTGCCATTTTGTTTGTCCTGTGGTCCAACCTGATCGTTACCGCGGCTACCAACGGAGTGAACCTCACCGATGGCCTTGACGGGCTGGCCGCAGGCGCCTCCATCATGGTGTTCGGGGCTTACACCCTGATGGGCATCTGGCAAAGCAACCAGGCCTGTGGATCACCCAGGCAGGCCGGCAGCGGCTGCTATTCGGTCCGCGATCCCCTCGACCTTGCCCTGCTCGCAGCCATCATGAGTGCCGCCCTGGTGGGCTTCCTCTGGTGGAACACGTCGCCCGCCAAAATCTTCATGGGCGACACTGGCTCCCTCGCGATCGGGGGTGCCATCGCCGGCTTCGCCATCCTGTCCAGGACCGAACTGCTCCTTGGCGCCATTGGCGGCCTCTTTGTGCTGATCACCCTGTCCGTGCTCATCCAGGTCGGATACTTCAAGGCCACCGGCGGTAAACGCTTCTTCAAAATGGCACCGCTGCAGCACCACTTCGAGCTCAAAGGCTGGGCCGAGGTCACCGTGGTGGTCCGGTTCTGGATCCTGGGCGGGCTCTGCGTGGCCGTCGGACTGGGTGTCTTCTACGCTGAATGGGTTGTGCTGCTGTGA
- a CDS encoding UDP-N-acetylmuramoyl-tripeptide--D-alanyl-D-alanine ligase translates to MIAFTAAEIAEITNGHLDADAGITPLTVVTDSREATTGSLYVAKPGEHADGHDFIGAAFSRGASLVLAERAVAGPDGVNYPAVLVKDAVLALGALAAEAVRRIRAARHAAGEALTVIGITGSAGKTTTKDLLAGILAPHGTTVAPQGSYNGEIGVPLTVFRADTDTRFLVIEMGATGIGHIRYLADMVKPDIGVVLGVGTAHAGEFGGVDNIARAKGELVEALPATGTAILNLDDDRVAAMRSRTSAAVLGFTAAGHADGAVQADAPDTNPVGNPEFDLILPSGEPDLHVSSQLIGAHHMGNLLAAAAAAFAAGIPGRDIAASLSTQAAASRWRMERTERPDGVTVINDAYNANPESMRAALRTLADLGRGRRTWAVLGAMLELGTDSIREHTAVGTQVVRLNISRLVVVGREARALYVSAVQEGSWGDECVFAETPDEAYELLNAELEPGDLVLFKSSNSVGLRHLGDRIALPPQTPVPAKEGSELL, encoded by the coding sequence ATGATTGCATTTACTGCGGCGGAAATCGCCGAAATCACAAACGGCCATCTGGATGCCGATGCCGGGATCACACCCCTTACGGTGGTCACGGATTCGCGGGAGGCCACCACCGGGTCGCTTTATGTCGCGAAACCGGGGGAGCACGCGGACGGCCACGACTTCATCGGCGCCGCCTTCAGCAGGGGTGCATCGCTGGTCCTTGCAGAGCGTGCCGTGGCCGGCCCGGACGGCGTCAACTATCCCGCCGTGCTGGTCAAGGACGCCGTGCTGGCCCTGGGTGCCCTGGCTGCCGAGGCCGTACGGCGGATCCGTGCTGCCCGGCATGCTGCAGGCGAAGCCCTGACGGTGATAGGAATCACCGGGTCGGCAGGGAAGACGACCACCAAGGACCTGCTGGCAGGGATCCTCGCGCCGCATGGAACCACCGTTGCACCCCAGGGTTCATACAACGGCGAAATCGGCGTGCCGCTCACCGTGTTCCGGGCCGATACGGATACACGTTTCCTTGTGATCGAGATGGGCGCCACCGGCATCGGACATATCCGGTACCTGGCCGACATGGTGAAGCCGGACATCGGTGTTGTCCTCGGCGTCGGAACGGCCCACGCGGGCGAGTTTGGCGGAGTCGACAACATCGCACGGGCCAAGGGTGAACTGGTGGAGGCACTCCCGGCAACCGGGACAGCGATCCTAAATCTCGACGACGACCGCGTGGCCGCCATGCGCTCACGCACCAGCGCCGCTGTCCTGGGCTTCACAGCCGCCGGACACGCCGACGGTGCCGTGCAGGCGGATGCCCCGGACACAAACCCCGTGGGGAATCCTGAGTTCGACCTCATCCTCCCCAGCGGCGAACCGGATCTGCATGTCAGCAGCCAGCTGATCGGTGCCCACCACATGGGCAACCTGCTGGCCGCTGCTGCGGCCGCTTTTGCCGCGGGTATTCCCGGCAGGGACATCGCGGCCTCGCTCAGCACGCAGGCAGCAGCCAGCCGCTGGCGCATGGAACGGACGGAGCGTCCCGACGGCGTCACGGTCATCAACGACGCCTACAACGCCAACCCCGAGTCCATGCGCGCTGCCCTCCGCACCCTCGCGGACCTGGGCCGCGGCCGCCGCACATGGGCTGTCTTGGGAGCCATGCTGGAGTTGGGGACCGACTCCATCCGTGAACACACAGCGGTGGGCACGCAGGTTGTACGCCTGAATATCTCCCGGTTGGTGGTGGTGGGGCGCGAAGCACGTGCCCTCTATGTTTCCGCTGTCCAGGAAGGCTCCTGGGGAGACGAATGCGTTTTTGCAGAAACGCCTGATGAGGCGTACGAACTCCTGAACGCCGAACTTGAACCCGGCGACCTGGTGCTGTTCAAGTCCTCCAACAGCGTGGGACTGCGGCATTTGGGCGATCGGATAGCATTACCCCCACAAACCCCGGTACCTGCCAAAGAAGGGAGCGAGCTGCTGTGA
- a CDS encoding UDP-N-acetylmuramoyl-L-alanyl-D-glutamate--2,6-diaminopimelate ligase, with amino-acid sequence MSEHNVPGSKTAPAGGSATGRFRPTAVAAVRLADIGESVGVVVPGPSAAVSVTGISLNSRTVEPGDLYAALPGAARHGADFVPQAIAAGAVAVLTDDAGARLLALSADASVPVLVVDAPRNVVGPLSAMIYRSQPAAGGTPRLFGVTGTNGKTTTTYFTNALLRALGMKTGLIGTIEILAGGEPIPSLLTTPESTDLHGLLALMRERGLDAASMEVSSHAVSFQRVDGVVFDVAGFTNLTQDHLDLHGTMDDYFSTKAELFTPRRARAAVVTVDDDWGRRLASTAEVPVTTLATDPSGGPADWTVSETTARGLGTDFTLLGPDGASLRVHTGLPGSFNVANAALAAVMVITSGVDTAAVQTALDDHDPFTVAVPGRMQLVAEVPAAVVDFAHNTDALARALEAVRPPIPGSRLIVVFGATGQRDQGKRPAMGAVAARLADTVIVTDDDPHDEDPAAIRADVLSGARVAKAQDSLGCSILEVFPRDAAIRQAVDLAGPRDTILVAGRGHEVWQEVKGVNVALDDRVELRDALTAKGFTVLQDDRIES; translated from the coding sequence TTGTCAGAGCACAATGTACCCGGCAGCAAGACTGCCCCGGCCGGGGGATCCGCCACGGGCCGTTTCAGGCCGACGGCAGTTGCCGCGGTCCGTCTGGCCGACATTGGCGAATCGGTGGGGGTAGTGGTCCCGGGACCTTCCGCCGCCGTCAGCGTCACCGGGATCTCCCTGAACTCACGAACCGTGGAACCCGGCGACCTCTATGCGGCCCTGCCCGGCGCTGCACGCCACGGGGCGGACTTCGTGCCGCAGGCAATCGCCGCCGGGGCAGTGGCGGTTCTGACGGACGACGCCGGGGCACGCCTGCTGGCACTGTCGGCGGATGCTTCCGTCCCGGTGCTGGTGGTGGACGCCCCGCGCAACGTGGTGGGGCCGCTCTCCGCCATGATCTACCGGAGCCAGCCTGCCGCAGGTGGTACGCCCCGGCTGTTCGGCGTGACCGGCACGAACGGTAAGACCACCACCACCTACTTCACCAATGCCCTGCTGCGTGCCCTGGGCATGAAGACCGGGCTGATCGGAACTATCGAAATCTTGGCAGGCGGCGAACCCATTCCCAGCCTGCTGACCACGCCAGAATCCACAGACCTCCACGGACTGCTCGCGCTGATGCGGGAAAGAGGGCTGGACGCCGCTTCAATGGAGGTCTCCTCGCACGCCGTTTCCTTCCAACGCGTGGACGGTGTGGTCTTTGACGTTGCCGGCTTCACCAACCTCACCCAGGACCACCTGGACCTGCACGGAACCATGGACGACTACTTCAGCACCAAGGCTGAGCTTTTCACGCCGCGCAGGGCCCGGGCCGCGGTAGTGACAGTCGACGACGACTGGGGCCGCAGGCTTGCCTCCACGGCGGAGGTTCCGGTCACCACCCTCGCAACGGACCCCTCCGGGGGCCCAGCCGACTGGACGGTCAGTGAGACCACTGCGCGCGGACTGGGAACGGACTTCACCCTTCTGGGACCAGACGGGGCGTCGTTGCGAGTCCACACCGGACTGCCAGGCAGCTTCAACGTGGCAAATGCAGCGCTGGCGGCCGTTATGGTCATCACCAGTGGAGTGGACACCGCCGCGGTGCAGACAGCCCTGGATGACCATGATCCGTTCACGGTGGCGGTCCCGGGACGCATGCAGCTGGTCGCCGAGGTGCCGGCGGCCGTGGTGGACTTTGCCCACAACACGGATGCCTTGGCTCGCGCCCTGGAGGCAGTACGGCCGCCGATCCCGGGGTCCAGGCTGATTGTGGTGTTCGGTGCCACCGGACAGCGGGATCAGGGCAAGCGCCCGGCCATGGGGGCGGTTGCGGCGCGGCTCGCCGACACGGTCATTGTCACCGATGACGATCCCCACGACGAGGACCCAGCGGCCATCAGGGCAGACGTCCTGTCCGGCGCCCGGGTGGCAAAGGCGCAGGACTCGCTGGGCTGCAGCATCCTAGAGGTCTTTCCCCGCGATGCCGCCATCCGTCAGGCCGTTGATCTGGCCGGACCCCGGGACACGATTCTGGTCGCTGGCCGGGGGCATGAGGTCTGGCAGGAAGTCAAAGGTGTCAACGTTGCCCTCGATGACAGGGTGGAACTCCGGGACGCTTTGACAGCCAAGGGATTCACCGTTCTCCAAGACGACCGGATAGAGTCCTAG
- a CDS encoding peptidoglycan D,D-transpeptidase FtsI family protein — protein sequence MAQRTGKATTVKVPNATKRLRLGLGIMLSLLLVVGGKLFLVQGLDVGGMAEAALTLRMKETVLPAERGSILDDRGTVLANSVIRYNVVVDQKVNTKTEKFPRLETVDGKEKIVEISRDQGISELASALGMATGDVRKAVTGDQRYHIVAKDLKPDDEDRVSKLLVPGVVTEGVSKRVYPNGSVAGGIIGFLQDGATGQAGIEQTQDGVLKGTDGKRLFETGADGLRIPVGVDELTPPQDGKDVKLTIDSDLQYFAQQAIQSQSDKLGAEWGTIIVMDAKTGNLIAMADTNAPDPNDPGRVAAKDRGVRSVTAAYEPGSVEKMITAAALIEEGKSSPLDTFTLPPSYTVDGQTFTDSFAHGTEERTLAGILGWSMNTGTVKAGQRLTKDERHDWLQKFGIGEAPDIGLPATASGILTPADQWDARQEYTVLFGQGVSQSTLQTVRAYQTIANNGVMLQPRLIDAYIGADGTEEKVEPQPSRQVVSDSTAQQVQDILESAVTEGQIKDAAIDGYRVGAKTGTSESPCDDGKSGFCGYTASIVGMAPMDDPRFIVEVILQRPKGSIYGITQGPVFRSVMSQALRTYNVQPSTGEPARLPQFAK from the coding sequence GTGGCGCAGAGGACCGGTAAGGCAACAACCGTAAAGGTGCCTAACGCCACAAAGCGCCTGCGCCTGGGCCTGGGGATAATGCTGTCACTTCTTTTGGTGGTCGGCGGCAAGCTTTTCCTGGTCCAGGGCCTGGACGTCGGCGGGATGGCTGAAGCTGCGCTTACTCTCCGCATGAAAGAGACGGTTCTCCCGGCGGAACGCGGAAGCATTCTGGACGACAGGGGTACCGTTCTGGCGAACAGCGTGATCCGCTACAACGTGGTGGTGGACCAGAAGGTCAACACCAAAACCGAGAAGTTCCCGCGCCTGGAAACGGTGGACGGGAAAGAGAAAATTGTTGAAATCAGCCGGGATCAGGGCATCAGCGAACTCGCCTCTGCCCTGGGAATGGCCACTGGCGACGTCAGGAAGGCCGTCACCGGCGACCAGCGGTACCACATCGTGGCCAAGGACCTTAAGCCGGACGATGAGGACCGCGTCTCGAAGCTACTGGTCCCCGGCGTCGTCACCGAAGGCGTGAGCAAGCGCGTCTATCCCAACGGTTCGGTCGCAGGCGGGATCATCGGTTTCCTCCAGGACGGCGCCACGGGCCAGGCCGGCATTGAGCAAACCCAGGATGGTGTCCTGAAGGGAACCGACGGCAAGAGGCTTTTCGAGACCGGAGCTGATGGCCTGAGGATTCCTGTCGGCGTGGATGAGTTGACGCCGCCGCAGGACGGCAAGGACGTCAAACTGACCATCGACTCGGACCTCCAGTATTTCGCGCAGCAGGCCATCCAGAGCCAGTCGGACAAGCTGGGAGCGGAATGGGGCACCATCATTGTGATGGATGCCAAGACAGGCAACCTCATCGCGATGGCCGACACCAACGCCCCGGATCCGAACGATCCGGGGCGGGTGGCTGCCAAGGACCGGGGGGTGCGCTCAGTCACGGCAGCCTACGAGCCCGGGTCGGTAGAGAAAATGATCACTGCCGCTGCGCTGATCGAGGAGGGAAAGTCCAGCCCGCTGGATACTTTTACGCTTCCGCCGTCCTACACCGTTGATGGCCAGACCTTCACTGATTCCTTTGCCCATGGGACCGAAGAACGGACCCTCGCAGGAATCCTCGGCTGGTCCATGAATACCGGCACCGTCAAGGCCGGCCAGCGCCTCACCAAGGACGAGAGGCACGACTGGCTGCAGAAGTTCGGGATCGGCGAAGCCCCGGACATCGGGCTTCCGGCCACGGCCTCTGGCATCCTGACTCCTGCCGACCAGTGGGACGCGCGGCAGGAGTACACCGTGCTGTTCGGGCAGGGCGTGTCGCAGTCCACGCTCCAGACGGTGCGGGCCTACCAGACCATCGCCAACAACGGCGTGATGCTCCAGCCGCGCCTGATCGACGCCTACATCGGAGCAGACGGAACCGAGGAAAAGGTGGAGCCTCAGCCCTCCCGGCAGGTTGTGTCAGACAGCACGGCGCAGCAGGTCCAGGACATCCTGGAAAGCGCGGTGACCGAGGGCCAGATCAAGGACGCTGCCATTGACGGCTACCGGGTGGGTGCCAAGACAGGAACCTCGGAATCGCCCTGCGACGACGGCAAGTCTGGCTTCTGCGGCTACACGGCCTCAATTGTCGGCATGGCGCCGATGGATGATCCTCGGTTTATTGTGGAGGTAATACTGCAGCGGCCCAAGGGCAGCATCTATGGCATCACACAGGGTCCGGTCTTCCGCTCGGTCATGAGCCAGGCACTGCGGACGTACAACGTCCAACCGTCAACCGGCGAACCTGCCAGGCTGCCGCAGTTCGCCAAGTAG
- the rsmH gene encoding 16S rRNA (cytosine(1402)-N(4))-methyltransferase RsmH yields the protein MNDHPKPTSERHVPVLRDRCINLLAPGFEAARLRGESPVAIDATLGMGGHSEAMLQRFPDLHLIGIDRDEEALALAGERLAPFASRTDLVHAVYDEIGDVLDDLGFAEVHGILMDLGVSSLQLDERERGFAYSFDAPLDMRMDTSRGQTAADVVNNYSEDELVRIIRKWGEEKFAGRIANRIVAARAVKPFATTGELVEQIRSVVPAAAAKSGGHPAKRTFQALRIEVNEELDVLERAVPAAVGATALGGRIVVMSYHSLEDKIVKSVFQAGSKSSAPLGFPVELEEHKAELKTLTKGTEVPTAVEIAENPRAASARLRAVERIRARRAA from the coding sequence ATGAACGACCACCCGAAGCCGACGTCCGAACGCCACGTGCCGGTCCTCAGGGACCGGTGCATCAATTTGTTGGCCCCCGGCTTTGAAGCCGCACGCCTGAGGGGTGAATCCCCGGTGGCAATCGACGCAACGCTTGGCATGGGGGGCCACTCCGAGGCCATGCTGCAGCGTTTCCCCGACCTGCACCTGATCGGAATCGACCGCGACGAAGAGGCCCTGGCCCTGGCCGGGGAACGGCTCGCCCCCTTCGCCTCGCGCACCGACCTGGTCCACGCTGTCTATGACGAGATCGGCGATGTCCTCGATGACCTGGGCTTCGCTGAGGTCCACGGCATCCTGATGGACCTGGGCGTTTCATCGCTCCAGCTGGATGAACGCGAACGTGGCTTTGCCTACTCCTTTGACGCCCCCCTGGACATGCGGATGGATACCAGCCGTGGCCAGACTGCAGCGGATGTGGTGAACAACTACAGCGAAGACGAACTGGTCAGGATTATCCGGAAGTGGGGCGAGGAGAAGTTTGCCGGCCGGATTGCCAACAGGATTGTGGCGGCCCGCGCCGTGAAGCCTTTTGCCACCACAGGTGAACTCGTGGAACAGATCCGCTCGGTGGTTCCGGCGGCGGCCGCAAAGTCCGGAGGCCACCCCGCGAAGCGGACCTTCCAGGCACTCCGGATCGAGGTCAACGAGGAACTTGATGTGCTGGAGAGGGCTGTGCCCGCTGCCGTGGGGGCCACTGCCCTGGGCGGGCGCATCGTGGTCATGTCATACCACTCGCTGGAAGACAAGATCGTCAAGAGCGTGTTCCAGGCGGGCTCCAAGTCGTCGGCTCCACTCGGATTCCCCGTTGAACTTGAGGAACACAAGGCCGAACTCAAGACCCTGACAAAGGGCACTGAGGTGCCCACCGCCGTCGAGATCGCTGAAAACCCGCGCGCCGCCTCAGCAAGGCTTCGTGCCGTGGAACGCATCAGAGCCAGGAGAGCAGCATGA
- the mraZ gene encoding division/cell wall cluster transcriptional repressor MraZ: MFLGTHSPRLDEKGRIILPAKFREELASGLVLTRGQERCIYVFSEQEFARVHEQMREAPISSKQARDYIRVFLSGASDEVPDKQGRVTIPPALREYAGLGRELAVIGAGTRAEIWDAQAWNEYLAEKETAFSETDDAIPGIL; the protein is encoded by the coding sequence GTGTTTCTGGGCACCCACTCGCCGCGTCTGGATGAAAAGGGCCGGATCATCCTCCCCGCAAAGTTCCGTGAGGAACTTGCCAGCGGTCTGGTTCTCACAAGGGGCCAGGAGCGTTGCATCTATGTCTTCAGTGAGCAGGAATTTGCACGGGTCCACGAGCAAATGCGGGAGGCGCCTATTTCCTCCAAGCAAGCGCGGGACTACATCCGTGTCTTTCTCTCTGGAGCCTCGGATGAGGTACCTGACAAGCAGGGGCGCGTGACCATTCCGCCAGCGCTCCGGGAGTACGCAGGCCTCGGCAGGGAACTGGCCGTCATCGGCGCAGGAACCCGCGCTGAGATCTGGGACGCCCAGGCCTGGAACGAGTACCTGGCAGAGAAGGAGACCGCTTTCTCTGAAACCGACGACGCCATTCCGGGGATCCTCTGA